The genome window GCGTTTCACGGCCAAAGAAATTGACCATCACACGAACTTTATTGCGCTCCATATCAATTTCCGAGACCGTGCCACGGAAATCATTGAAAGGACCATCTACGATACGAACACGTTCCCCAACTTTGAAGGTAACTTTGACCCGAGGGGCTTCAGCCTCCATGCGTTTTAGAATCTGCGCTACCTCTTCAGGACGGAGAGGAGTGGGTTGATCCATTCCGACAAAACCGGTTACGCCAGGGGTATTTCGTACCACATACCAGGATTCCTCAGTCATAATCATATTGACCAGAACATATCCTGGAAAAACGTGGCGTTCAACCGTTCTGCGTTTTCCATCCTTGACTTCTATTTCTTCCTGAGTAGGAATGACGACATCAAAAATTTTGTCCTTCATCCCCATTGTTTCAATGCGCTGTTCAAGGTTATGGCGCACTTTGTTTTCGTACCCTGAATAACAATGCACCACATACCAGGCACGCTCGGGCGTCTCGGTTTCTCCTTCTTTGGAGACCGGCTCCTCCGGTTTTGCAGAAACGGATGCTTTCCGAGGAGTCCTGGGTTCTCCGCTTCGACTCTTGCGCCGACGCGGCTTCTCCTCATCCAAAAAATCCGCTTCAAAATTTTGATCTTTCGGTTCTTCCATTTCTTCTAACCGTTTATCCCCATTTTGAGACACTAGAGGCTAATTAACAAAGCAATAAGCCGCGAGAAAACCCAATCCAACAGCCCGAGGGCCAGGCTGGTAACACCCACGACAATAAGGACAATAACCGTCAACCGGCGGGCTTCCGGAAGGGTGGGCCAGGTGACCTTTCGCAGTTCCCCAATGGTTTCACGCCACCAGGTAGCCAGACGACCAGGCCGAGCCGATTGTTTTTTCTCTGCGGCGCGGGGCGT of Anaerolinea thermophila UNI-1 contains these proteins:
- the nusG gene encoding transcription termination/antitermination protein NusG; the encoded protein is MEEPKDQNFEADFLDEEKPRRRKSRSGEPRTPRKASVSAKPEEPVSKEGETETPERAWYVVHCYSGYENKVRHNLEQRIETMGMKDKIFDVVIPTQEEIEVKDGKRRTVERHVFPGYVLVNMIMTEESWYVVRNTPGVTGFVGMDQPTPLRPEEVAQILKRMEAEAPRVKVTFKVGERVRIVDGPFNDFRGTVSEIDMERNKVRVMVNFFGRETPVELDFLQVEKA
- the secE gene encoding preprotein translocase subunit SecE, which encodes MAEKTLKTKQQEKVKEVASPKTASVVRKEQKPKVETPRAAEKKQSARPGRLATWWRETIGELRKVTWPTLPEARRLTVIVLIVVGVTSLALGLLDWVFSRLIALLISL